From Candidatus Poribacteria bacterium, the proteins below share one genomic window:
- a CDS encoding glycosyltransferase, giving the protein MVVAIGGIYALSAIYAACMAVVLIGVRRLGRYCRKASPGNTPTVSVLVAARNEEPGIRQCVASLLNQDYPADRYRVVVVNDRSNDRTGSILEEIATTSNLLTVVHISDDPVGISGKQNALRTGLRYCEGDVILNTDADCIAPETWVRRFAEEFADDVGLVIGVPVCHRKGARVSLFHALQSLDLAYLLNLAVGAAGIGKPASCIGNNMAVRRKALDAVGGYEDMGYALTEDAALIRAVDRHHEWRIAAANVPSAVVVTAPVATVRQLYRQRARWLLGGMDTGSAGVRILYLMLAVHLVLAATPALIWVPALRLPLATALATKIVADFSVAWQATSTIGRRDMLRVFPAFVVYFVAYSAFIGVGSLFRPRIEWKGQVYGRRR; this is encoded by the coding sequence TTGGTCGTCGCCATCGGTGGCATCTATGCGCTGTCGGCGATCTACGCGGCGTGCATGGCCGTCGTTCTGATCGGGGTTCGCAGACTGGGGCGGTATTGCCGGAAGGCATCGCCGGGAAACACGCCGACGGTCTCAGTTCTGGTCGCCGCACGCAACGAGGAGCCGGGCATCCGGCAATGCGTGGCGTCGTTGCTGAACCAGGACTATCCGGCGGACCGGTATCGGGTGGTCGTCGTCAATGATCGATCCAACGACCGCACCGGCTCGATCCTCGAGGAGATCGCGACGACATCGAATCTGCTGACGGTCGTCCACATCAGCGACGACCCGGTCGGCATCTCCGGCAAGCAGAACGCGCTGAGGACCGGGCTTCGGTACTGCGAGGGCGACGTGATTCTGAACACCGATGCGGACTGCATCGCGCCGGAAACGTGGGTCCGGCGCTTCGCCGAGGAGTTCGCGGACGACGTCGGGTTGGTGATCGGCGTGCCGGTATGCCACAGGAAGGGAGCGCGCGTTTCGCTCTTCCACGCGCTGCAGAGCCTCGACCTCGCGTATCTGCTGAACCTAGCGGTCGGCGCGGCAGGCATCGGCAAGCCGGCGAGTTGCATCGGGAACAACATGGCGGTCCGTCGCAAGGCGCTCGATGCCGTCGGCGGCTATGAGGATATGGGCTACGCCCTTACCGAGGACGCCGCGCTGATTCGCGCCGTGGATCGCCACCACGAGTGGCGGATCGCGGCGGCGAACGTGCCATCGGCGGTCGTCGTGACGGCTCCCGTGGCGACGGTCCGGCAACTCTACCGCCAGCGCGCGCGTTGGCTGCTGGGCGGCATGGACACGGGCTCCGCCGGTGTTCGGATACTCTACCTGATGTTGGCGGTGCATCTGGTTCTCGCGGCAACCCCGGCTCTGATCTGGGTTCCGGCTTTGCGGCTGCCGCTGGCAACCGCGCTGGCAACCAAGATCGTCGCGGATTTCAGCGTTGCGTGGCAGGCGACATCGACAATCGGTCGCCGCGACATGCTCCGGGTGTTCCCGGCGTTTGTCGTCTATTTCGTGGCATACAGCGCGTTCATAGGCGTCGGCTCGCTCTTCCGCCCGAGAATCGAGTGGAAGGGGCAAGTGTACGGGAGACGTCGGTGA
- a CDS encoding polysaccharide deacetylase family protein: MNSPVRVLAYHNVGDTFELGITTVRFRQFWRHLELLTASGFVGVRLDEMARILEQNSPDTRRRIHLTFDDGYECLANGVFADMRRANLGGTVFPIADYVGRRSTWDTTIPRRRHLTWQMLRELSAEGMDIGAHTRTHPFLSRLAPDRARDELASSKARIEDRVGVAVRALAYPYGDWNERLADLARQCGYDLAFTMDPRRPFRRENRWALPRSAVYAIDTLRSLSGKLGLRGDRALRRECAKNVWINRCAYANWVFHG, from the coding sequence ATGAACTCGCCGGTTCGGGTCCTCGCATACCACAACGTCGGCGATACCTTTGAGCTAGGCATCACCACGGTCCGGTTCCGCCAGTTCTGGCGTCACCTCGAGTTGCTGACCGCCAGCGGGTTCGTGGGTGTCCGTCTCGACGAGATGGCGCGGATTCTAGAGCAGAACTCACCGGACACTCGACGCCGAATCCACCTGACGTTCGACGACGGGTACGAGTGCCTCGCCAACGGCGTCTTCGCCGACATGCGCCGGGCGAATTTGGGCGGAACCGTGTTCCCGATAGCCGACTACGTCGGGCGTCGCAGCACGTGGGACACGACAATTCCTCGCCGACGCCACCTGACGTGGCAGATGCTCCGCGAGCTCTCCGCCGAGGGCATGGATATCGGCGCGCACACCCGCACGCATCCGTTCCTCTCGCGGCTGGCTCCTGATCGGGCGCGCGACGAGCTCGCATCGTCAAAGGCGCGCATCGAGGATCGGGTCGGTGTTGCCGTTCGAGCCCTCGCCTACCCATACGGGGATTGGAACGAGCGGCTAGCCGACCTCGCTCGTCAGTGCGGCTACGACCTGGCGTTCACGATGGATCCGAGGCGACCGTTCCGCCGCGAGAACCGCTGGGCCCTGCCCCGGTCTGCCGTCTATGCCATCGACACGCTCCGGTCGCTCAGCGGCAAACTCGGGCTGCGCGGCGACCGCGCCCTGAGGCGCGAGTGTGCGAAAAACGTCTGGATCAACCGCTGCGCGTACGCGAACTGGGTCTTCCATGGATGA
- the lpxD gene encoding UDP-3-O-(3-hydroxymyristoyl)glucosamine N-acyltransferase, with protein MDPVAPVKMLSEIAELIDATLIGDGSTKIHGVSGIREAKAGEITFVANSKYIAEIAKTQASAIIVGADIDLSHSPTVAAILRVPAPYLAFVRVLEIFAFRKRRTQIGIDSTAIVGSNVRIGENVSIQPYVVIGDNVEIGDDTTIGPFVYVGDDSRIGSGCLVYPNVTIREEVSIGNRVIIHSGAVVGSDGFGFAKVSDWHHKIPQIGTVIIEDDVEIGACTTIDRATMTNGATVIGKGTKIDNLVQVAHNVVIGENCLIVAQVGLAGSTILGRNVTVAGQAGTAGHLSIGENSTVAAKAGVTKDIPPNSFHSGFPAEDHKQDLKHQAYLRRVPQLVREIEALRARIEALEGTVEADDLDPE; from the coding sequence ATGGACCCTGTCGCACCGGTCAAGATGCTGAGCGAGATTGCAGAGCTGATCGACGCCACGCTGATCGGCGATGGGTCGACCAAGATCCACGGCGTTTCCGGCATCCGCGAGGCGAAAGCCGGCGAGATCACGTTCGTCGCGAACTCGAAGTACATCGCGGAGATCGCCAAGACGCAGGCGTCTGCCATCATCGTGGGAGCCGACATCGACCTATCCCACAGTCCGACCGTCGCGGCGATCCTGCGCGTTCCCGCGCCGTATCTGGCGTTCGTGCGCGTTCTGGAGATCTTCGCATTCCGAAAGCGCCGGACGCAGATCGGGATCGATTCGACGGCGATCGTGGGCAGCAACGTGCGAATCGGCGAGAACGTCTCCATCCAGCCCTACGTCGTGATCGGGGACAATGTCGAGATCGGCGACGATACGACGATCGGTCCGTTCGTCTACGTCGGCGACGACTCCCGCATCGGCAGCGGATGCCTGGTCTACCCGAACGTGACGATCCGCGAGGAAGTGTCCATCGGGAACCGCGTCATCATCCACTCCGGCGCCGTCGTCGGGAGCGACGGGTTCGGTTTCGCCAAGGTGAGCGACTGGCATCACAAGATTCCGCAGATCGGCACGGTCATCATCGAGGACGATGTCGAGATCGGGGCGTGCACGACGATTGACCGCGCGACGATGACCAACGGAGCGACGGTCATCGGCAAGGGAACCAAGATCGACAACCTGGTGCAGGTGGCGCACAACGTCGTCATCGGCGAGAACTGCCTCATCGTCGCGCAGGTGGGACTCGCCGGGAGCACGATCCTCGGCAGGAACGTGACGGTTGCCGGGCAGGCGGGCACAGCCGGTCATCTGAGCATCGGGGAGAACTCGACCGTCGCCGCCAAGGCTGGAGTGACCAAGGACATACCGCCCAACTCCTTCCACTCCGGCTTCCCCGCCGAAGATCACAAGCAGGACCTCAAGCATCAGGCTTATCTACGCCGCGTGCCGCAGCTCGTCCGCGAGATCGAAGCCCTCCGCGCCCGGATCGAGGCTCTGGAGGGAACGGTCGAAGCCGACGACCTCGACCCGGAATGA